The sequence CAAGCTATAGCGTGTCCCTTCGGGGGTAGGGCTTTTTTTGAATTCAATGTAGGTCTTAAGAGCGTTTTTCTCGGCTTGAGCGTCTTTGTAGTCTTTCTCTACGCGAGTGCGCGCCAGCTCAAATTCCAAGGGGCGACCATCTAGCCCTAGATAGTTGTTTTTGAAGCTATCGTAATGGATTTTAAGCTCCTCATCCGAGGCGCTAATTTCGTCGTTTTTGGAGAGGGAGTAGATGATATCATAGACTCGGTCCGTCATATAGACATCTTGATTTTCTCCCCAAAAGCTCTTGACCTCTTCATCGCTGACGACGGGCTTGAGGGAGGTGGAGCTGAGGGTCTTGATGGAGAGTTTATCTTGGATGTAAAAAGCCGCCCCCAAGGATTCTTTTTCAAGTTCGGTGACGCTAGGCGTGAGAATCACACCCAGTTTTTCTAATAGGAGAGAATCGTGCAGGGCACGCTCAAAAGCGGCGGGTTTGTAGTGATTCTCTTCGAGAACCTTGCGGTAAGTTTTATCATCAAATTTTCCCTCTACATGGAACGCTTCCATCTTCACAACAGCCTTGGCGACCTCTTCATCGCTCACGCGAAGACCGACATCCTTGGCAAAGTTGAGCATGAGGGTTTTTGAGATGAGACTATCAAGAGCCTGTTTCTCGATTCCTAGGGCTTTGGCTTGCTCTTTGTCAAGTGAGCCGCCAACGATTTTATTGTAAAACTCATAGAGTCTCGCATACTCTTGCTCTAGCTCGGTTTGGGTGATTTTCGTCTCCCCAACCTTGGCGACCCAAGAAGAAGAGGAGGAGAAGCTATAAGCCCCCCAGCCGACAAATCCAGCTCCCACGAAAGCGATCACGCTGATCCAAATCGTGATGACGAGATATCTCTTATGCTTCTGCATCCAGTTTATCATTGAATTAGCCTTAGGGGTTATAATTACGCTGTTTTGATAAAGCTCTAAAAAGCCACAATTATACAGAAAAGCGAATTAAATTGCGATGAGGACGATATGAATGGACAATAAAACCCTAGCACAGGAGGATTTGCGCTACCTTTGGCACCCTTGCACCCAGATGAAAGATCATGAGCAGTTTCCGCTCATTCCTATTGCTCGAGGCAAGGGGGTCTATCTCTATGACTTTGAAGGAAATGCTTATATCGATGGCGTGAGCAGTTGGTGGGTCAATCTTTTTGGCCACAGTCATGACTACATCAATAGCCAAATTGTGGAGCAGATGGGGCGATTAGAACATGTGATTTTGGCTGGATTCACTCACGAGCCTATCATTAAGCTCTCCAAGCGTCTTGTGGAGATGACACCCCATGGACTTGAGAAGTGCTTTTATGCGGATAATGGCTCTAGTGCGATTGAGGTGGCGCTCAAGATGAGTTTTCATCGCCATAAGATCGAAGGCAAAAAGCGTGCACTTTTCCTATCACTCTCTAACAGCTATCATGGGGAGACGATTGGGGCGCTCTCCGTGGGTGATGTGGCGCTTTATAAAGAGACCTATGGGGAGATACTCCTCGCCACCCTCCAAACCCCTGTACCTAGGGATTTGACCCAAGAAGCGACCCAAGAAGCGCTAGAAGCGCTAGAAGTGATTTTAGAGAACAGAGGCGAAGAGATCTCCGCTTTTGTCCTAGAGCCTTTGGTTCAGTGCGCTGGAGGAATGCATATGTACAGCGCCGATTATGTGAAGGGGGCGAGCCAGCTTTGTAGGGCGAGGGGAATCCATCTCATCTTTGATGAGATTGCCGTGGGATTTGGACGTACAGGAACACTCTTGGCGCTAGAGCAGTGTGGAGTGGTACCCGATTTTCTCTGCCTCTCCAAAGGAATCACAGGAGGGTATCTCCCCCTTTCGGTGGTGATGATGAGCCAAGAGACTTACGATTGTTTTTATGCACCCTATCATGAAAATCGAGCTTTTCTTCACTCGCACAGCTACACAGGGAATGCGCTAGCCTGCGCGGCCGCCAATGCAACTTTGGATCTCTTGGAAGATGGGAGTGTTTTAAAGAACAATCGTCTTCTTGGGGAGAGAATCGACACCCATCTAAAGCGACTCGCTCTCCATCCAAGGATCGGCAACGCTCGCCGCACAGGGATGATCGCGGCGTTGGACCTTTTGGGTTTTGATCCCAAAGAGCGCGTGGGTCTTAGGGTCTATAGTGAAGCGCTGAAGAGGGGAATATTGTTGCGCCCCCTAGGGAATGTGATCTACTTCATGCCTCCTTATGTCATCACCCTTACAGAGATTGATCAGGTTTTTGAGGCGCTAGAGGAGGTGCTAGGGAGAATCCTTTAGAGAGAGTTGGAAATTAATTGAGACAAGCCACGATTTTCTTAAAGAAAAAGATGGAATAATGCGCGCCTTTCGTCTTTTAAAAAAAATATTCAAGGTTTGGATTCATGGCAAAAAAGCTCTTTTTAACCCTCCTCTCTCTTTTCTCTTTCGCCTGTGCCTCAGGCTACAAAATCCCCGAACAATCTCTTGATTCCACGGCTCTCTCTGGCGCTCATGTCGCGGGGAGCTATGGGGCAGATGCCAGTTATTACAACCCTGCCAACATGGCTTTTGCCTCTTTAGAAGCTGAGATGGAGAGTGCGCTCACCTATATTCATCTCACCTCGGTTCACTTTGAGCAAGGCGCCTACAAAGAGGATTCAAAGCGAGAGAATTTCCTTGTTCCTAAGTTTTTTTACCGAAGCCCTGCGATGGGGGATTGGCGTATGGGGCTCTCCTTTACCACCCCAGCAGGACTCTCTAAGCGCTGGGAAGAGGGGGTTAGAGGGCAAAGTAATGCCAATGAGTTCACGCTAGAGGTCTTTGAGCTCAACCCTTCTCTCTCTTATAAAATTTCCGATTCGCTAGCGCTTGGCTTGGGAATCCGTGGGGTCTATAGCAAAGGAATCGTGAAAAACGATATGGTCACTTTGGGCTCCTATCAAGAGCTCAAAGGCGATTCTTTAGACTTTGGCTGGAACGCTGCTTTGGCGTTTAAGCCCGTGGAG comes from Wolinella succinogenes DSM 1740 and encodes:
- a CDS encoding peptidylprolyl isomerase — protein: MINWMQKHKRYLVITIWISVIAFVGAGFVGWGAYSFSSSSSWVAKVGETKITQTELEQEYARLYEFYNKIVGGSLDKEQAKALGIEKQALDSLISKTLMLNFAKDVGLRVSDEEVAKAVVKMEAFHVEGKFDDKTYRKVLEENHYKPAAFERALHDSLLLEKLGVILTPSVTELEKESLGAAFYIQDKLSIKTLSSTSLKPVVSDEEVKSFWGENQDVYMTDRVYDIIYSLSKNDEISASDEELKIHYDSFKNNYLGLDGRPLEFELARTRVEKDYKDAQAEKNALKTYIEFKKSPTPEGTRYSLAESDETLGDELLYRLSEAKVGETLKPVPSPEGYLTIKLMGIKESEPMKFEAAKELARNDLLAQKKRDLLEEMAKKELESFKGEVIGFIGRDDVAKISSLETEEAAEFLAQVFQSSEPKGYVLLDEKAVLFEILEQKLLKSEEMIKNLDFIAQNVTQIKERLAEGAFLEYLNRRYAIVKNR
- a CDS encoding adenosylmethionine--8-amino-7-oxononanoate transaminase; amino-acid sequence: MDNKTLAQEDLRYLWHPCTQMKDHEQFPLIPIARGKGVYLYDFEGNAYIDGVSSWWVNLFGHSHDYINSQIVEQMGRLEHVILAGFTHEPIIKLSKRLVEMTPHGLEKCFYADNGSSAIEVALKMSFHRHKIEGKKRALFLSLSNSYHGETIGALSVGDVALYKETYGEILLATLQTPVPRDLTQEATQEALEALEVILENRGEEISAFVLEPLVQCAGGMHMYSADYVKGASQLCRARGIHLIFDEIAVGFGRTGTLLALEQCGVVPDFLCLSKGITGGYLPLSVVMMSQETYDCFYAPYHENRAFLHSHSYTGNALACAAANATLDLLEDGSVLKNNRLLGERIDTHLKRLALHPRIGNARRTGMIAALDLLGFDPKERVGLRVYSEALKRGILLRPLGNVIYFMPPYVITLTEIDQVFEALEEVLGRIL
- a CDS encoding OmpP1/FadL family transporter; amino-acid sequence: MAKKLFLTLLSLFSFACASGYKIPEQSLDSTALSGAHVAGSYGADASYYNPANMAFASLEAEMESALTYIHLTSVHFEQGAYKEDSKRENFLVPKFFYRSPAMGDWRMGLSFTTPAGLSKRWEEGVRGQSNANEFTLEVFELNPSLSYKISDSLALGLGIRGVYSKGIVKNDMVTLGSYQELKGDSLDFGWNAALAFKPVESTNLSIAYRSKVNLSIEGDAGIRTPFGNINPEARVTIPLPATLSLALAKQWDDFLVEFVWDRVYWSAYKELDFDYDHDMTSNPILRALDASKAKNWKDTNTYRLGLSYQMNEAWKLMAGFGIDKNPIPDDRLGFELPDSDAKIYSLGARYKINSRHEVGAAFLVSDKEDRTTSIGTFSHTQAHLLTFGYTYRY